TCTTCGGTATTCTGTCACGTTCACCGAAGTCGATGACGACAACGGTACTGTGACCGTCGGATTCAATTCGCTGTCTACGAATCTGGGCGACGACCAATACGCCCTGATCGGCCGCATCCAACTTCGCTCAGAAATCGAATTGCCGGTTGACTATACCAACGGCGAACTTCAATCGACACCTTCCTCAGTTATCTCTCTTTCTCACACCAATGCGACGATCGTAAATACTTCGACGAGCATTGCCGCTGTCATCAATGGCACCACGCCGACCGGATCAAGCTTTGACGTCTGGCCGGTGATTTATGATGTCGCCAACGGCGAAGATCGGGCGGTAGGTTTAGCTGACTTCTCCGAATTCGTATCTGCCTTTGGCAAAACGGTAAACGGCGACCCAGCGACCCGGAAATTCGACTTCGATCATAATGGGGTCGTAGGCCTTAGCGATTTCAGCTTGTTTGTACAGAACTTCGGACAGTCAGCATTTGTTGACTCTACCCGCGTCTATCCCAATGGCTATCCTGGCGATCTGAGCGGCCCCGCCCCATTGATGGGATCCTCCTTCCTGCTGGAAGGCGAACCAATTGATACGCGTACCTCAAGCACTATATCGCAGCCAACGCCCATTACCGAAACATCTCCTGTAGCAGCGACAACATCGACCTCGACCGACAGTGTCAGCGGAAACTTACTCAGTCTCCCTGGAGTCTCGTCGAATGTATCTGGAAATTCGACGCAATTGCCGGAAGAGGACGAAGCTCCTGCGGCCGATCCTGTCAGTTCCCCGGTCGCGTTCGATGCCAATTTAGATAGTCAATCCGATTTGATCGCGATGACCTCCGAGCAATGGGACGGATCGCTCAGTTCGGAAGAGGACGACGACCGCTTTGCGGCGAGTGCCGATGAAGTATTGGCGTTGTGGGAAGATGAAAATCAGATTTAGTCGCTCGCCGATCGCGACTTAACCAATGATCGGCTATCCCTCTTTTCTTCTCGACGACGTAAGCGTTTTGCTGCCGGAATAACGCATGCCCCAACCGACTTCTTCCCGACGCTCCGCCAACCGACCGGGCGGACGAAAGCAGGCCCGTAGGCCTCAGCGTCGCGTGGCGAAGCTCGAGCAACTGGAGTCGCGTCTCGCTCTCTCTTCGGTTCCCTGGGGAGCGGAAGATCTAGATACCGGCGAATTCATGCTGGGGGACGTTACCGTCTCGGTCGTGTTCTTTGAATCGACTGGTACTGGATCGAACAACACAGAAAACTGGACCGAAACGCATCGCTCGGAAGTGAAGCAGCGAATCGAAGACGCGATGCAATGGTGGGAAGATACCCTCGCCATTCAGTCAAGCGTTCATCAGTTGAATTTCGATATCGACTACACTTACGCCGACAATCCCGTTCCGATCGGAATGGAGCCCATCTCTCAGGCAGCGACGGCCTTTGAAACCTGGGTTGGAACCTTCTTAGATTATGTAGGGGCCGACCGCACGAACGAAATCGACAACGACGTCCGTCGCTACAACAATCAGCAGCGGATCGATCACGGTACGAATTGGGCGTTCACTATCTTTGTGATCAATGCCCAAAATGATGCGGACGGACTGTTCGCACCTGGCAGTATTCGTGGTGCCTTCTCCATAGCAGGCGGGGCATTCATGGCCCTCCCTTCGGAACGTCCGGCCAGTACAATTGCCCACGAAACGTCGCATCAGTTCTGGGCGATGGACGAGTACGCTTCTTCAGGCGACTATACCGATACACGTGGCTATTACGATACGCAAAACACTAATGCGTACGACGGCAATCCAGATCGAAGCTCGATTGTAACCAGCTTGCTGGGCGATTCGGCATCACTTGGCGCCGCTTATACGGCCCACACCAGCAGCCCTTCCTCGCTGGCATCGATCGGCTGGCAAGACTCGGACGGCGATGGTCTGTTCGATGTGTTTGACGTGCCGATGGATTTCTCCGCGACTTCGACCTTCGATCCGAACACAGGCCTCCTAAGAATTGTTGGGCAAGGAGCGATTGGCGTTCTGCCCAACATGAATTCATGGGGTTTGCAGAATTCGATAACCACGAATCGGATCAGCCATGTTGAGTATCGCGTTGGAAATGGATCTTGGGAAACCGGCCCAGTCATCGACGACTATACGGCCGATATCGATTTCGCCCTGCAGTTGCCAGACGGTGTCGAAGAAGTTCAGGTTCGCTTGGTCGACGAGACGGGTCTGATTCAATCGGCAATTCTTACGGCTTCGGTCAATCATATCGACTCCACGCCAGTCCACGGCTTTGCCGGTTACGTTACTTACGATGCCAATGGAAACGGAACCTTCGAAGCAGGGGAAGAAGGCCTGGCTGGTTGGCAAGTGATTGTGACCGATGCGCAAGGCAATGCAGTCACCGTTCAAACAATCATCGAGCCAGATGACTACGATCAAGGCGAGATTTTTTACGACCCGATCAACGGCGTGACACTGTCCGCTTTCGGCGGAGAGATCGATCCCCTTTTGTCGGATGTATCGTCGCGCAATAGCACACTTTCCAGTACTGGGGGGCGAGGTTTCTACAACTATTCCGGCAATTCCTGGAGCAACCTTTGGTCCGATCAACGCCGACTTCGTATGGACTTTGCCACGCCTGTCAGTCGGGTTTCGATCGACGCGACCGCCCAAGTTGATGGTGACATTGGCATCCTTGAACTTTACGATTCCAACGGAATGTTGCTGGGACGTTACCAAACCAGTGACATGAAGGCCGGAAGCTCGGAAACGATGGTCGTCGAGATTGATTCAGCGAACGCAGCGTACGCTGTTGCCCGCGGCTTTTTGAGCGACAGCGACGACCCGCACCGGCAGCCGCTATATGTTGGACTTGATAACCTGCAGGTTGGCCGATCGAACGTGGCCATTACCAACGAGCTTGGCGCCTTCACGCTTCCGTTTGATGTCGCTGGAAACTATCGATTACAGGTCGTTCCGGGTGAAGGAGAAGAAGCATTCTTCGCGTCTATCTCTACGGTCGACGTCTCGTTGAACGAGAACCTGGGTTCCAATCGGGCGAGTTTTTCTGTCGCCATTGCGGATACATCTTGGCACAATCCGATTCGGCGAGCCGATTTGAATCTTGACGGCATCGTCGACAATACCGATATCGAACTTGTGCTAAGCGAGCTGCAAGTTCCTGTTTTCACCGAGAATCGCACGATCACTGCGTTCCATACCAGTGGCGATCCTTTACTCGATGTGAACGGGGATGGACGATTCGACAAGCTCGATTTGCTTGCAGTGATCGATGCCAAGACTTTGCAAGACATTGATCTGAGTTCCCTTGACGGGGAACCTGACTTTGTTTTTACCTACACTCCCTTAGACAATTCAAGCTCGTCGAGTGGTTCTATTTCGCCAGAATCAGAACCATCGCCGAGCACAGAGATCCGTCAGGCGTTGCCTTTCTATCAGCCGGCTTCGTTGCTTGCCAACGTAACGCCTTCTAGAACGACCGGATTTGGCGACACATTTATTTCGGTATCGTCGTCCAATAGTTTCCGTCTTACTTCGGACAATGCCAGCTTAAATGAAGATGGTTACGACGAAGACGACGCGCGCAAGGCGGCTTTCATCGGATTCGTTTCCTCGGACCAACGAGTGATCCTTGATGCGACTGTTGCCACGAACGGCAAGACACTTGCTTCGAGCGAGCAAGAGGAAGAAGCAACCGACTTGTTTTTCGCGGACTTAGACGCCCCAGTTCGGATCGACCGAAACCAACTTTAGTGGTTTTGTTTGAGCGTAACTCGTCCGACTCAAAGCTCGAGACCATGAGGCTTCGTAGCGCCGTCCTTCTGAGCTACGAAAATGAAACGTCCGTCGCACAGTTTCTCGACGCCGTCTGCTCGTTCTCGATATCCTTCAACCCGAACGGAAATCGACTTAGTACCTACCTCGTAGATCTCAGACTTCAGTAGAATCAGATCACCGACTTGGGCACCGACCAGAAAGTTGATATCAGTACAATGGACAGTAACCGCGTTGTCGCAACCGGTTGGGGAATCGTAGAGTGCCCGACGCACATTCATCGCCGCAGCAATGTCCATCTGGCTTAGCATTTCTCCACCGAACACCATCGGATACATATAGTTGGTCATATGTGGAAAGACGGTGAACGTTGTTTCAAAGGAACGATAGCGAAAGTTCATGCCAGCACTTCCTGTCTTGCGACAACCCTCTTCTTGATAGACGAACCGATCGTCACCAGAAAGCCATCCTGTCGTCAACCTAGCTTGATCTTATCGCTCTCTTGAGAAGGAGAGCAAGCAAGTCTGTTTCGAAAGACATGAGGCACATCAAACAATCCACCCAGAAGTCGACCTGCCGCTACGGAACTGAATTCGAGTCTACCTGACCTGCGATCAGTTAAGGTATGTAAGATTTAGCGGGGGAGGGGAGGGCGCAAAAAAATCGCCCGAAGAGCAAGCCCTTCGGACGATTCCCATTTCACGATTTGTTAAGTGGACGCTTAGCTTCCGCCATTGGTTTCACTCAGCAGTGCGACCAATTCGTCCAGATCATCTTCACCACTCTCAGCGTCGTCAGAATCGTCGCCGAAGTTCTTAGCATCCCAAGTGGCACTCAGATCGTCGGCCATGTCGCCGATCAACTGGCTGAACTGATCGTCGTCGCACAGTTCGTCCAAGGCAATTGCCTCGTCGACATAGGTTTCTTCAACCATCTCAGCACTGGAGATACTGGTCGAGCTAAGCCCCATCAATTCCACGGCCGATCGCATTTGCAAGCCAGCATAGCTTGGTGCGAGGGTTGTAAAGGATGAAGTGCTTACCAGCGACTCGGTCTGGATCGAAGCCGGAGCTGAAATCGTTGGCGTGATTGGGCTGCTGATCGAAGTTACGATCTCACTCGAGCCTACTTCAATTGGCGTAACAACACTGTCGGCTACCGGTTCACTGGATACCACCGAGCTAGAGATCATCTCACCTTCGAATGGTTCTGGATTAACCGTGGAAGGATTGGTGAAGTAGCTCAGGAGGATACTCAGATCGTCCGAAGTAACACGACGGTCATTGTTGACGTCTAAGTAAGCGGGAACAAGAGCTTCATCGATCAAGTCTGGCTCGAATCCCGGGCGGAAGTCACCAACCCGTTTACCCTGGGGCAGCACTTCATTGCTACCGTAGGTGTAATTTCGGTTACGCAACTCAGTGACCAGGAGGTTCAAGTCCAACCCTGTCACACTGGTATCGCCCTTGGTAATACCGACAGGCAGATCGTCGTTGTGCCATGGGTTGACTGCCGCAGCACCGATGGTGATTTGGTAGTCTTCGACTTCACCATCTTCAGCCAAGCCCGTTGCAGCCAAGCCGCCCGTGCTGCTGTAGCGGAAGCGAGCAATCGTATCCCCTTCGAGAGCACCTTCAGGCAGGTCGCTGATGCTGATGAGTTGTCCCAAACCTGAAGCCGAACCCGATGGATCGATTGCGTCGATCGTCAACGCACGGCTCACCAAGATCTGTTCGCCAGCATCGTCGAAGTCGCCATCCTGGTTAAAGTCGATCCAAGCATCGACGAAACCATACGCTTTGCTTCCCGATGGAACCGTTGCCGTGATGTACATCTCGTTGGTGATGCTATCACGCAGGGTGAAATCGAGGAACGAACCCCCATTGTTTGGATCTGGCGTACGGATGTAGATACCGTCGTCCGTAATACCGTCACCGCTGGCATCGAAGGTCGGTTGACCGTCGATTTCCGCATCGACGCTCGAACCCAGGTAGAAGTTATCGACCAGGTTGTGACGAGCACCATCCGATCCCAACAGCGTACCGTAGGTATCTGGGGCATCACCGAAGTCAACCAAGCCACCGACCTGAACCAGGAAGCGAGTTTCGCCCACCAGGTTACCATTGCCGTCGTCAACTTGATTGTTGAACTCGATCGGGTTGTTCGCGATGTCACGAATCACATATGGCGAGGTTGGATCGCTGTCCAAGGTAACCTTGTACAGCACACCTTCTTGGAAGACACCGGAAATCGGCACCAAGCGAATGATGTTGTTCGTCGCATCGTAGTCGAACTGGTAGTCGACGCCGTCAACCAAGACGATTGGAGTGCTCGAGGAAACAATTTCCAAGCGAACCGATTCCGTGGTAACCGTCGAATCATCAACACCAGTACCTTGGACCTGATCCGAGATCTCACCTTCGTCCAACAATTGGATTGAGATGTTGGTCAGCGGACCGGAAATCCATTGGACAATGTCCGGGCTGGCATCGAGGTCGCGATTCGCGGCATCGTTGTCCTGCGGATCGAACAGGTAACCGGTTGGCCCGGTGAAGTCGGCACGATCGAACGCACCGATGTCACGGAAGGTCACCCCACCGACACCGCCACTGGACACCACGTTCGGATCGTCAACGCGAAGCTGACCTGTGATGTCGCGTTCAGGTGCGAGAAGCGGCGTGCTGTCGATACCTAGTGGATTGACCACTTGAGCGACTTCAGCACGTTCCTGGATCGCATCGACTGCGGCATCGATCGCCTTGCTACCTTCAGCCAGGTAGAAGTTCTTGTTGGCCGGATCGACGAACAAGACATCGGTTGGCGAGAGAATCACTGGCAGACTGCCTGTGCCAACGTTTGGCGAGTTCGTTCCGTTACCTTGGAACAATGTTCGCGAAACAACCGTGTTGGCTTGCGATGTCGCGTCGGCAACCACGATACCCGTTGCGAAGTTCGCGATGATGTTATTCATCAAGGTCGGGCCGGCCGCTTCTTCAACCCGAACGCCTACATCACCGTTGTTGGTACCGTACAGCGTATTGTTGATGATGCGACCGAACGGAACCGCTCCGAGCGAACCACCTTGTGGGTCACCACTGTAAAGGATACCACCCGTTCCGCCATCGTAGATGACGTTGTTGGTGATCGTCACGCCCGTAGCCAAGCGACGCGAGTTCGCAGCCGATGGGACATTGATCGGAGCACCCTGGTGCGGTCGGTTGTTAGCCGAGAGTTGATCTTCGACCGTCAAGCGATCGCCAGCGTCAACCAAGATTCCATAGTTCGCCGAATTCGAGATATAGTTCGAGCCGATGATGATCTGCCCTTGATCTCGTTTTCGGTTGGAGTCTCCCTTGAGATTGAACTCGTAGAAGAAGCCAAGCGAGTCGTGACGAATGATGTCCAACGATTCGGTCGTCAGACCAGTGATTGGATCGGTGAAGCTTCGTACACTGGACTGCGTTTCACCATTGAATAGGCGATTAACGAAGGCGTAATCACCCAGGACCGAGTTCGCCAAGTCATCCGATACGCGTACGTCGAGCGAGTACTGACCTTCGTACGTTTTCACCTGACGACCCGGATCGTTCTTGGCGATCTTCGTTGGGTCGTAACCCAAGGAAGCCGCTGCCTGGTTGCCATTGGCAGCCAGAGGAGCTGGGTTGCCAGCGACCGATACGAAGTAGTTACCTGCGGTAGCAGCGGTGAACTCGTACACATCGGAATTCGCACCTTCGGTCAACGTCATGCTGACTTCGGAGTACGTTCCGTTCGGATTCTGCATGAACAGTCGCAGCATTCCTTCCACACCAATCGTGTTGGCGAAGAAGGTGGACAGCGTAAACTGAACCGATTGATTCTCAGCCAAGGTGAACTTGTAGACATCGATGTCAGCAAATCCGTCCGTTTTATCTGCCGAGTCGTTGTCGCCAATCACACCAGCGATCTGACGGTAGGTAAACGTTCCGGCCGCAACCAGATCGCCACGCAGATTCAAATCGAACGCTTCGCGAATTGCGTCGTCCGAGCGGACGTCGTATTCGACCACCACAACATCTGAGGTCGTAACGGGCGACAGGTCAACTCGATCGCTCGTCGTCGCACCAGATCGCGAATTCAGCTGAGCATAAACCCCAAAGCCGTCGTTGGTGCTGTTAATCAAACCGCGTGCGATTTGGCCCGTGTGATCGTTGATGGCGTTCATCAACTTAGTAGCGATCTGAGCTTCCGAGTCGGTGTTGTAGAAACCGATGCTGTAGACGTTGTTATTGGCGTCGTAAGCATTTCGCGTGCTCGTTCCAGTCAAACCACGTCGCTGACGTTCCGTCACCGAATCGAGATCGAAGAACTCGAAGGTGACATAATCAGTACCGTCGCTCACGCGGATCCGATCACCGTTGCCCAAACCGTCACCGGAAGCGACATCGATCGAGTAGCCTTCGATGAGGCGATCATTCGTATCGAAGTTGAAGCCTGGATCGAATCCGAGGAAATCTTCTGGAAGTCCCCAGAGATCAATCAGATCTGGCGAAGCGTAGTCGGTTCCACGACGGATTTCCAACTGGTATTCGCCGGTGACGATTTCGTTTTCACGCAGGGCGAAGTTGTGGATGAAGTTGTTCGCGGTGGTCGCACCGGTCACCATTTCACCACGCTCGGCGAAACCAATGATGATGTCGTCGAAGAACACGCCGCGGAACAAGTTGTCTTGCCCACGCTGATTTGCGTTCGTTCCGGTAGACGTTTCCAAACCGATTCGAGCCTGGTTAGCGTAACCGAAGTCATCGCCTTGCAAGGCACCGTCGTAGCCTAGTCCGCTGTCATTGACATCAAACTGGTAACCGTTGCCGTAGATGAATTCTTGGAAGCGATTGAACATCAGATAGCCTTGGGCGAATGCCTGAGGAGCCATCGTCAGGTTCATCACACGCTGGGTTTCGGTGGCCAACTCGACAGCCGTGGTTTCGCTGTTGTAGTTGATTACCGTGTTTCCGGCGGTCGTGGTCGAACTTCCTGTTACCGTCAATCCGTAAGGCGCGTCGACCTGCGCGAGATCAACGATACCTTGGATGTTGAAGGTATCCGGTGCTTCGTCGAAGATCCGGATATCGGTCATGCCGGCAAAGGCACCAAGGATCGCGGTCTCGGTCAGCTGGCGAATTTCGCTGGCCGAGTTGGTCAGCGAGAAGACGATCGGAATGTTCCCAGCAGCCGCGTCCGCAGCATTCAAAACGTACTCGAAGGTGCGAGTGGTCGTTCCATCCAAGGCTCGTACGAGTGAGAAGATGTTATTCCCAGCCGCAGCGAGCGGGTTCAATGCATCCGCAACACGTCCGGCCGAATCAAAGATGAACGATTGCCCCTTGTTATATTCAAAGGTTGTCGAACCACCGTTGATTGGATCGTTGACGATGAAGCTGCCACCGTCACCAATCTGCGAACCCTTCAGAACGCGAAGCTCTTCCGTGTTGACATTGGTATTGGTCGAAGCCTGGTACCCACCTAGGTTGATCGAACCACCCGTCGAGAAGTCGAACCGGAGTCGCAAGTTCTCTTGACCAGCGAAGGCCCCCAGATCGATGCGAGCTTGACGCCAGCCGGTGTTGTCGAACAACGACTGAACACCTTCGGTACCATTCTCGCCGTCGGCTCGCAACAGTTCGTCCACGGCGACAGAACTAGCGTCGCCAATCGTATCGAATTCGTCATCGATTGGTTGCGTTCCCAAGTCGTCGTTACGTAAGGTGTTGTTCGTGGCCAGAAGCTGCCAATCACCGTTGTCTCCCGCGATGAACACGCGGAACGCATCGGTCGCCGGAGTATCGTTTCCATTGTTGTAAACGAAGTCCTGATCTTCCGTATCCAACAAGTACGTGAAGTACAGCGTTGGCAGATCGGAAGAGTTGTAACCGTACAGGCTGAAGGTATCCGTGATTACCGTACCGTGGGCATCGCCAGGCAAGT
The Blastopirellula marina genome window above contains:
- a CDS encoding dockerin type I domain-containing protein, giving the protein MPQPTSSRRSANRPGGRKQARRPQRRVAKLEQLESRLALSSVPWGAEDLDTGEFMLGDVTVSVVFFESTGTGSNNTENWTETHRSEVKQRIEDAMQWWEDTLAIQSSVHQLNFDIDYTYADNPVPIGMEPISQAATAFETWVGTFLDYVGADRTNEIDNDVRRYNNQQRIDHGTNWAFTIFVINAQNDADGLFAPGSIRGAFSIAGGAFMALPSERPASTIAHETSHQFWAMDEYASSGDYTDTRGYYDTQNTNAYDGNPDRSSIVTSLLGDSASLGAAYTAHTSSPSSLASIGWQDSDGDGLFDVFDVPMDFSATSTFDPNTGLLRIVGQGAIGVLPNMNSWGLQNSITTNRISHVEYRVGNGSWETGPVIDDYTADIDFALQLPDGVEEVQVRLVDETGLIQSAILTASVNHIDSTPVHGFAGYVTYDANGNGTFEAGEEGLAGWQVIVTDAQGNAVTVQTIIEPDDYDQGEIFYDPINGVTLSAFGGEIDPLLSDVSSRNSTLSSTGGRGFYNYSGNSWSNLWSDQRRLRMDFATPVSRVSIDATAQVDGDIGILELYDSNGMLLGRYQTSDMKAGSSETMVVEIDSANAAYAVARGFLSDSDDPHRQPLYVGLDNLQVGRSNVAITNELGAFTLPFDVAGNYRLQVVPGEGEEAFFASISTVDVSLNENLGSNRASFSVAIADTSWHNPIRRADLNLDGIVDNTDIELVLSELQVPVFTENRTITAFHTSGDPLLDVNGDGRFDKLDLLAVIDAKTLQDIDLSSLDGEPDFVFTYTPLDNSSSSSGSISPESEPSPSTEIRQALPFYQPASLLANVTPSRTTGFGDTFISVSSSNSFRLTSDNASLNEDGYDEDDARKAAFIGFVSSDQRVILDATVATNGKTLASSEQEEEATDLFFADLDAPVRIDRNQL
- a CDS encoding acyl-CoA thioesterase; its protein translation is MNFRYRSFETTFTVFPHMTNYMYPMVFGGEMLSQMDIAAAMNVRRALYDSPTGCDNAVTVHCTDINFLVGAQVGDLILLKSEIYEVGTKSISVRVEGYRERADGVEKLCDGRFIFVAQKDGATKPHGLEL